In one Juglans regia cultivar Chandler chromosome 11, Walnut 2.0, whole genome shotgun sequence genomic region, the following are encoded:
- the LOC109007743 gene encoding histone deacetylase 19-like isoform X1, translating into MESGGNSLPSGRDGVKRKVSYFYDPEVGNYYYGQGHPMKPHRIRMTHALLAHYGLLQHMQVLKPTPAKDRDLCKFHADDYVSFLRAITPETQQDQLRQLKRFNVGEDCPVFDGLYSFCQTYAGGSVAGAVKLNQGGSDIAINWSGGLHHAKKCEASGFCYVNDIVLAILELLKVHERVLYVDIDIHHGDGVEEAFYTTDRVMTVSFHKFGDYFPGTGDIRDIGYGKGKYYSLNVPLDDGIDDESYQSLFRPIIGKVMEVFRPGAVVLQCGADSLSGDRLGCFNLSIKGHADCVRFMRSFNVPLLLLGGGGYTIRNVARCWCYETGVALGMELDDKMPQHEYYEYFGPEYNLHVAPSNMENKNSRHLLEEIRAKLLDYLSTLQHAPSVQFQERPPDTELPDVDEDQDDGDKRWDPDSDMESDDDCKPLPSQVKREHIEPGRTDSATNMMAIDEPRIKVEQNNSNKPSDQHAETNS; encoded by the exons ATGGAAAGCGGAGGCAATTCCCTTCCTTCTGGGCGAGACGGGGTGAAGAGAaaagtttcatatttttatgATCCAGAAGTTGGAAATTATTACTATGGACAAGGTCACCCAATGAAGCCGCATAGGATTCGAATGACACATGCTCTCTTAGCCCACTACGGTTTGCTTCAGCATATGCAGGTCCTGAAACCCACTCCTGCCAAAGATAGGGATCTTTGCAAGTTCCATGCTGATGATTATGTTAGCTTTCTTAGGGCTATCACCCCAGAAACTCAGCAAGATCAACTGAGGCAGCTGAAGAGGTTTAATGTTGGTGAAGACTGTCCTGTCTTTGATGGTCTTTACTCGTTCTGTCAAACTTATGCTGGGGGTTCAGTTGCTGGTGCTGTCAAACTGAACCAAGGAGGTTCTGATATTGCCATAAACTGGTCTGGTGGGCTGCATCATGCCAAGAAGTGCGAGGCTTCTGGATTTTGTTATGTGAACGATATCGTCTTGGCAATTCTGGAGCTTCTCAAAGTACATGAG CGTGTTTTATATGTGGACATTGATATCCACCATGGCGACGGTGTGGAGGAGGCTTTTTACACAACTGATAGGGTCATGACGGTTTCATTTCACAAATTTGGAGACTATTTCCCTGGTACGGGTGACATTCGTGATATTGGATATGGCAAAGGGAAATATTATTCTCTCAATGTACCCCTTGACGATGGCATTGATGATGAGAGCTACCAGTCCTTGTTTAGGCCAATAATAGGGAAAGTGATGGAAGTTTTTCGGCCTGGTGCTGTGGTTCTACAATGTGGTGCTGACTCTCTATCTGGTGACAGATTAGGGTGTTTCAATCTATCAATTAAGGGCCATGCGGACTGTGTCAGATTTATGAGATCTTTCAATGTTCCGCTCCTATTGCTGGGTGGAGGTGGGTATACAATACGAAATGTTGCTCGTTGCTGGTGTTATGAG ACAGGTGTTGCACTTGGGATGGAACTTGATGATAAGATGCCGCAGCATGAATATTATGAGTACTTTGGCCCAGAATATAATCTTCATGTAGCTCCAAGTAACatggaaaacaaaaactctCGTCACTTACTGGAAGAGATTAGggcaaaacttcttgattatctATCAACGTTGCAACATGCCCCAAGTGTCCAGTTTCAAGAGCGACCACCTGATACAGAGCTTCCAGAT GTGGATGAAGATCAAGATGACGGAGATAAAAGATGGGATCCTGATTCTGACATGGAGTCTGATGACGACTG TAAGCCGTTGCCAAGTCAAGTGAAGAGAGAACACATCGAACCTGGACGCACAGACTCG GCAACTAATATGATG
- the LOC109007743 gene encoding histone deacetylase 19-like isoform X2: MESGGNSLPSGRDGVKRKVSYFYDPEVGNYYYGQGHPMKPHRIRMTHALLAHYGLLQHMQVLKPTPAKDRDLCKFHADDYVSFLRAITPETQQDQLRQLKRFNVGEDCPVFDGLYSFCQTYAGGSVAGAVKLNQGGSDIAINWSGGLHHAKKCEASGFCYVNDIVLAILELLKVHERVLYVDIDIHHGDGVEEAFYTTDRVMTVSFHKFGDYFPGTGDIRDIGYGKGKYYSLNVPLDDGIDDESYQSLFRPIIGKVMEVFRPGAVVLQCGADSLSGDRLGCFNLSIKGHADCVRFMRSFNVPLLLLGGGGYTIRNVARCWCYEVDEDQDDGDKRWDPDSDMESDDDCKPLPSQVKREHIEPGRTDSATNMMAIDEPRIKVEQNNSNKPSDQHAETNS, encoded by the exons ATGGAAAGCGGAGGCAATTCCCTTCCTTCTGGGCGAGACGGGGTGAAGAGAaaagtttcatatttttatgATCCAGAAGTTGGAAATTATTACTATGGACAAGGTCACCCAATGAAGCCGCATAGGATTCGAATGACACATGCTCTCTTAGCCCACTACGGTTTGCTTCAGCATATGCAGGTCCTGAAACCCACTCCTGCCAAAGATAGGGATCTTTGCAAGTTCCATGCTGATGATTATGTTAGCTTTCTTAGGGCTATCACCCCAGAAACTCAGCAAGATCAACTGAGGCAGCTGAAGAGGTTTAATGTTGGTGAAGACTGTCCTGTCTTTGATGGTCTTTACTCGTTCTGTCAAACTTATGCTGGGGGTTCAGTTGCTGGTGCTGTCAAACTGAACCAAGGAGGTTCTGATATTGCCATAAACTGGTCTGGTGGGCTGCATCATGCCAAGAAGTGCGAGGCTTCTGGATTTTGTTATGTGAACGATATCGTCTTGGCAATTCTGGAGCTTCTCAAAGTACATGAG CGTGTTTTATATGTGGACATTGATATCCACCATGGCGACGGTGTGGAGGAGGCTTTTTACACAACTGATAGGGTCATGACGGTTTCATTTCACAAATTTGGAGACTATTTCCCTGGTACGGGTGACATTCGTGATATTGGATATGGCAAAGGGAAATATTATTCTCTCAATGTACCCCTTGACGATGGCATTGATGATGAGAGCTACCAGTCCTTGTTTAGGCCAATAATAGGGAAAGTGATGGAAGTTTTTCGGCCTGGTGCTGTGGTTCTACAATGTGGTGCTGACTCTCTATCTGGTGACAGATTAGGGTGTTTCAATCTATCAATTAAGGGCCATGCGGACTGTGTCAGATTTATGAGATCTTTCAATGTTCCGCTCCTATTGCTGGGTGGAGGTGGGTATACAATACGAAATGTTGCTCGTTGCTGGTGTTATGAG GTGGATGAAGATCAAGATGACGGAGATAAAAGATGGGATCCTGATTCTGACATGGAGTCTGATGACGACTG TAAGCCGTTGCCAAGTCAAGTGAAGAGAGAACACATCGAACCTGGACGCACAGACTCG GCAACTAATATGATG